Below is a window of Acanthochromis polyacanthus isolate Apoly-LR-REF ecotype Palm Island chromosome 18, KAUST_Apoly_ChrSc, whole genome shotgun sequence DNA.
tctttttggttgttttggtgtCTCTATCTTGGTTTTTCGCATATTTTTGGGGTggttttgtttgtctctttttgatgattttgtctctttttggttgttttgtgtctcttcttggttgttttgcatatttttggggttgtttttgtgtcttttttgatgattttgtctctttttggttgttttgtgtctcttttggttgttttgcatattttgtgtttttgtctctttttggtgatttgtgtctctttttggcagttttgcatatttttgagattgttttgtgtcgcttttttgttattttgcaaatttgtgtattttgtctctttttggttgttttgaatatttttgtggttattttgtgtctgtacCACCACAACTACTTCAAGTATGATCACAAAACTCTACGCAGAGTACTAATACCACAGAAAAATGACCCTTAtgagagttttattttttttcatatcacTGGATTGAAATTGCCCTAAAACCAAGTCGCTGCAGCTCAAACTGATCATTTAAACGAGATCTAACTAAAATTTGCAGCTTTAAATTTACTTGTTAATTGAATTTGGATAGATCTAACCTATAAATCATCTCAGTTTGTTTTCCTTCAGGATGTTTCTGAGTGTTTCAGTGAGAAATTCGAGCTCATGGCTGTCATCAACTCAGAGAAAGATCAGAACATTTGGTGAATGTATTGCAAGATAGCTACAGGACtatgaaggaagaaaaaatgcaaataccTTTCATTTTACACCAGCAGACTAGAATGGACATACTTTAGCTCTACATACACTTCCTTCTCTACAAAGTCTTGAAGTTTAGCACATCACTCTTTAATCCTTATCCCACATTAGCTGTGttgcacagttcagctccactTCCTTCTAAGAAAATCATGCTGAGGTAATACTTAAAAAGTCATCATGCTGTCCATCTTTCTATGCAGTTGTGCTCTGAAATTCATATCGGGGCTCTGTActatgcaagaaaaaaatgtaaatggaatTGGATGAAATGAACTGCTTTGTATTTTCATGCTTGACAAACTCCACTTAGTTTGAAACATTGCTCTAATACCACCACCGGGGAGGATTACTGCAGTTTTACTATTACTGgggttatttctgttttacacaTACTGTACAGCCAATGTTACACTAATGTAATCCCCTGAAATAATTCCACTGCCTGGCCTTGTAAAACAGCATTACAAATCATTTTGACATACAGAGTATGTAACAAATTGAGTGATAACTGAACCTACACCTCTCGTATTCGAGCCATTTTCTTAAAGGATTGCTTCAGTGTTTTGGGTTGCATGCTTGTTGACTTCCTGGCAGACAGTTAATGAGAAGAATAATGCCATTCTCATATATGTCTATTAAATATAAGGCTGCAGTTAACATGCTATTGCTTTTTTTCTATCAGttaccaaaaaaaacaagtaaagacAATGGATTGCtttccttcatttttctgtgttgGACCATTTCTTGACTGGAACCAGTAATTTCCTGTAGAGACAAAAATGGAGCAGGGAGTAATCTTACCATGCAAAATACACGTCTACACTGTGGCTTTGACACCTTGACAGTAAGAAAAGGGCATTGATACCACTTTCATAAAGCTTTTTTGTCTTCCTACGAGGCTAACCAGCTAATGactaaaactttattttcaatTTGAAGACACAAGAGTGCTCTAAGAGAAGTCTTCTTTATCTCAGAAACTGACATATTTCTGAATATAATAAACCTTCATTTAAATTTATGCCACATAATTGCTTCATCTTGTGTGGCTGATGaactataaaaacaataataatctaTGTTATTGCCTTGAAATTGAACTTCAGAAATCACCCCTTTGAGCTAAGATCAGCTTGATGTTGTTTGACCCTGTTACAGACTTAAAACTTACAGGTATTTTTACATTAGCAATTGACAAAATGTAGACTGCAAAATGGAAACCACCCTTATCCTTGGTATCAATGCTCAGCAAAAGGCCAAAAATCCAGATATCAGGACATACTTCAGAATACTAGAGAAAGGAATCAGATCCCGTTACGTTTTGCCCACTAGTGTTTAAAACGAATAAACCTgccatttttttcccatcagtTTGCTCTGGTAACAGATTACATGCAGTCTTAAGCTGGTTTTCTTCAAAgagcactcttttttttttttttggctgcatACATCTGTCCATCAACCCTGACTCATCTCTATgtacctgctgctgaggagccCCTGCTTAgtatgatgatgccaccaccatgcaggGATAGTATTTGCAAGTGTAGTGTCTGGAGTTCAATTTTTGTCTCAGCAGACCACCAAATGTGTTTCTTCACGCGTTCACTGTCCTTTAAATGCAGTTTGGCAAACTCAGGCATGTCTTCTACACACAGCTGCTTCCATCTAAACGCTCTAATGTAAAGACATGATTGATTAAATGCTGCTGAGATGAGCAGGGTCCTCCTTTTAGCAGATTCTCACATCTCTGGAGATTACTTGTTAGGCTCCTCTAAGAATGATTGTTAGTTCTTTGCTCCCTCCTTAACAAAAGCCCTTCTTGTAAACTGAGGTTACAGTTAAATTTACGTGACAAAGTGCATAAAAAGTAGAGGGGTCTGATTAATCCTGAAGTAACTGCAGCTCCTTATTTAAATGATCAAGAATCATTAAATTCTCTGATTTCTTAATCTTCTGTTCACACAAACTCAATTCCCTAACAGCGAAACACCAGAACTTAAATGAATTTCTGTTAGTCTAGGGAcatgaaaaatgttttctatTTGAAGGATCATAATATTAATTTCATCAAAAGTTCATATTTTTGCCCAAACTCATTTGATAAAGCTCCTTGGAGTATTTATAAAAGCTCTGCTTCAAAAATTGTGTGAAACATTAAGAGATTGTTGCCAAGTATTCTTTTATGCATGATTTTTAAAGGTAGCGTTAACacaatttaaacttttttctttttttttagtgaaatgtGTGGCAGCGGTGGTTCTTTACTTTACAGTCAAACTTTGCCACAGTTTCTATGGGGACACTGAACAGAGGGGATTGTAAAACAAAGCAGTAAATGAACATAAAGTGGCTTAAAGCTGCAGACTGGGGTGTTGATTGTCAGTGGGATGATCTGCACTAGAAATTTTTACACATTATGAGGAGTAATTTGGTTTaacattaatgcaaaaaaaaaatgatgtaacaGTGACTGACATAGCTCTActattattcatttaaaatctgGCTATAAGAAACTAACATTTGACATGTTAAGATGCAAAAGTTCTGAACAGCTGCCCTATACTGTAGATTTGATGTATATCTGAAAGGTCCCACATGGGGAAAATCCAATTTTGTAGTTAAAGTTGGAGATGTAAAGTCAGTGCTGTTAAGATATGAATATGTTTGCTTGACAAGTCAGTAAGACTTTCACTGACATACTATGTTTTATTTGAGAAAGCAGGAGTCATATAGCTCAAACTTTACATAATCCCGCCTTCTCACTGCTCACTGCTTCCAAATAAACCATTCAGGATGAGGAGCTGCCACACAGTTTTACTGTCAGGTTTGTTAACTTTCCAGAGCTGCTTCGTAAACTCTTAAACGTTTCAGCCATTAACTCACCAAATGTTCGTTGTTGGTTGCAAGAGTAAACACAAGAGTTTTCACACACTCCCAACATCCGAGGAACTGAACTCCAAAATGGATTACTTTTTATTTGTGATGGCAGGCAAATTCCTTTGTGTTAGTGTCTTTTGTGGCTGTTGTCACACAACAGAATGAGAATGAAATAGTGGTTGGGATGCAGACCACAAACTCGCctttaaaacaacagctgtgTTGGAAATTATGTGATATTTTCATCTAAAAGGATCACTCAAAGAGAAAATTGTAGGTAAAAGAAAGCCCTGCTCTCATCAGTCGTTCAAGTTTGTGTCAGCTGTTGTTGTTGAACTCGTTCCCACCAAACCGAGAGAGAGACTTCTTCCTGAATGGGATGTAGACAGCAGCAGCTACATTAAAAGCTACAGACTCTGAAAAAGCCCATTTAGAACAGGAATAAAGCCAGGAATTATATAATCATGGTGAagtctttgcagtattttgaattgaaaaaatgaaagataCACTCTGTACACATGTGAGCCTTTtataatttctgaaaatatacAGCATGGGACCTTTAACACTGACTAAGAACGATGCCTGTTGCCCTTGAACAAAACACAGATCTTTGAATTTCTCTTGATGGTTGGGCCAGGTATATGGATTATGTTTATCACGCTATGAAAGATGTTTGAGTGTGAGTGAATAGGTGAATTGGAGTCAAGCTGTAAAGGTCCTTGAATAAAAACTCTATGTAAATGCCAGCTCATTTACCAAGATCATCTAGAAACAAGGCAGCATAGCTAGTAGAAATTAGAGGATCCTTTCCACTCTCAGCTGATGACAGCTCTTAGATCAAAGTAATCCCAATTATGGCTTAACATTAGTTGGCAGGTCCCATGCAGGAATTAATTTGAGAGCTATATTTTCTGGGCTGCATATagcagccacaaattctctgcTGAAAAGTGGCAGTCAGTATACAAGCCAATGCAAACTGTAGACATTTGCACAGTAAAGAGTAattatagtttattttttttaaaaacagtttgaaagaaaaagtgaaCATTTGGGTTAGTGAACGTCTCATGAGAGAATGGATTTAAGGGGCAGATATCTGTTAATGTGTTACATTTGACATCAATTTGATGCTTTCCTCTCTCGCCCTCTTTCCTTCTGCTCCCCATCATTGTTCTCCCTCTTCCACCTTCCCCTCCTCCCTCAAAATCAGTATTATTGCTGTAAGAAGGAAGAGTCTGagtcggaggaggaggagccagACTTTGCGGTGACGTCCCGCCTCCGCCAGTGCACTCCAATCACAACATTGTGGCGGCAACAGCCGCCGCCTCCTCCATCCCTAATGGCCCTGCCCTCTCTCCACCCCTCCACTGGCCAGGAAACTGACTCGATCGCAGACCTTCTGTCCGTCTTGTACACACTATGAGCTGCCTTTCTACCTCCAGCCTCCTCAGCCGCAGATCCACCACCAACCAGATGGGCTGAGGAATGGAGGCGACCGGATCAGCTATCGCAGCGTCCAGCAGCAAGACCTGGACCTGCCAGTGCCTGTAAACATTTCAAACTACCGTAAACCAAACCTCGCCCGGTCAGTCACCATGAGAGACATGTTCACACGCAGCTGCAGCATCAGCACTGATGTGTAGCTGAGTGACTCTGAAAGTCTTTGCAAGTCGATGCTTAAATGAGTTGGAATGAGCTAAGCAGGACTGGACTTGGAGTCagactgtgtttttgtcatgttgaccAGTTTAGTCTGATGTAGTCTGCTCTCATTCTCCTCACCTCTTGCGGAATGGAGGACTCAGATGGCTCTCAGGACAGTTTTTTCAAAGGTACTATGCTCAGGTCCATGACCTTAAACTTGGGCCAATATAgcgtatttaaaaatgttaaattatcaACAACATAAACTtggtttgtcttgttttgaataatcctttttttgttgtttaaagaatggaatttgttttacagtttgataAAGTCTGTGTAGCCCTACTTTCTCACCCATGGCCTGAGAGATAGGCAGATTTCTGCCATTTCAAAATGACATAATCAGGAGGGATT
It encodes the following:
- the fam163ba gene encoding LOW QUALITY PROTEIN: protein FAM163B (The sequence of the model RefSeq protein was modified relative to this genomic sequence to represent the inferred CDS: inserted 2 bases in 2 codons) — encoded protein: MTAGTVVITGGILATVILLLIIAVLCYCRLQYYCCKKEESESEEEEPDFAVTSRXPPVHSNHNIVAATAAASSIPNGPALXSTPPLARKLTRSQTFCPSCTHYELPFYLQPPQPQIHHQPDGLRNGGDRISYRSVQQQDLDLPVPVNISNYRKPNLARSVTMRDMFTRSCSISTDV